The Myroides fluvii region CACCTCAGTGGGCGAACGATTGAATCACATATAAAAAAGCTAATCAACAAGTTTAGCGTACAAAACAAAATTCAACTCATTACCTATTGTGTAGAGCATCATTTGCACTTGTACAACTAAGTCTATATTGCTGAGCTATGCCATTAGAAAAGCATTTAGATTCCCGTAGAAAAAGGGATTTAAGACAAGATTAATAAGAAAGTAAGGGTTGTGTAGAAAAATTAAAACAAAGGCTTAAAACGCCACAAAATAAAAAAGGTGATTAACCCAATTGGTCAATCACCTTCTTAATTATAACGAATAAACTAATATTAAATATCAAATCCCATTGATACGCCAAGTTTTAAGGCAATCAATTTAGCAACTTTTGCTTTTAATTCTGGAATTTTCACCGACTCCATTACTTCATCAGTAAAAGCATACATCAACAATGCTTTGGCTTCTTTTTGTGGAATCCCTCTTTGACGCATATAGAACATTGCTTCCTCGTCTAGTTGCCCAATCGTACAACCGTGCGAACAACGTACATCATCTGCAAAAATTTCCAATTGAGGTTTTGTATATACTTGCGCTTTATCACTCAATAGGATATTGTTACTTTGTTGGAAACCATCCGTTTTTTGAGCAATTTTATCCACGTAAATCTTTCCGTTGAAAACACCAACCGAATTATCGTCATAGAGTCCTTTATAATTCTGGTGACTCTCACAGTTTGGACTGTCATGTGAAACTAACGTATAGTGATCCACGTGTTGTTTGCCTCCAATTAACGTTATCCCTTTCATTGTACTGTCTATACGCTCTCCATCTTGATAGAAATTCAAGTTGTTACGCGTCAATTTACCACCAAAAGAGAACGTGTGTACAATGACTCTACTCTCCTGTTTTTGTTTGATAAATGTATTGTCGATTAACGTACCTGTGTCTAAATCATTTTGCAATTTATAGAAATCTACAATTGCGCGTTTATGACCAAAAATCTCCGTTACCGAATTGGTAAATACGCTACATTCATCTAAACTTTGATGGCGTTCTAAAATTTGAACATGTGCATTTTCACCAACAATAACCAAATTACGAGGTTGAACTAACAATGCTTGCTCTCCTGAAGTCGATAAATAGATAATTTCTATCGGTTTAGAAACTACTGTACTCTTAGGAATATTAATAAAGGCACCTTCTACAGCATAGGCAGCATTTAAAGCGGTTAAACTATCCTCTTTATCCGCAATTGTATTATAATAGGTATCGATAATCATCTTGTACTTCGGTTTTTTCAAAGCCGAAGACATCAAGCAAACATCTAATCCATCATGTGTGGTAGACGATAAATGCGAACTAAATACACCATTGATAAAAACCAATTTATACGTATCTGAATCGCTTAAAAAGTATTGTTTTACCTCTTTATACTCTATCGCTGCTTCCTTTTTGGGAATCACACAAAAATCATTCTTTAAAATTGAATTCAATGAAGTGTATTTCCACGCTTCCTCTTTTTTTGTTGGGAATCCCTTATTTTCAAATGTCTTAAGCCCTTCCACGCGAATATTGTGCAGCGTATCATGCTCACCACTCAATTGCTGTTCAAAAGCGACAAAAGACGTTATTAATTTATCTTTAAGTTCCATATTCTGCTTTACCTTTTAGATTAAAATGACTCTGACCTGACTAAAACGCTTGTATTAAAGCGATTCTTTAATCCAGTCGTATCCTTTCTCTTCTAATTCTAAGGCTAATTCTTTTCCTCCTGTTTTTACAATCTTTCCGTCATATAAAACGTGTACAAAATCAGGCACGATATATTCTAATAAACGTTGATAGTGCGTAATTAAAATTACAGCATTGTCTTCGCTCTTCAATTTATTTACTCCATTAGCAACAATGCGCAATGCATCAATATCCAAACCAGAGTCTGTTTCATCTAAGATGGCTAATTTTGGTTCTAGCATCGCCATTTGAAAAATCTCGTTACGCTTTTTCTCCCCTCCAGAAAACCCTTCATTCAATGAACGAGATAAGAATTTTCTATCGATTTCCAATAATTCTGATTTTTCTTTGATTTTCTTCAACATTTCATTGGCTGGCATCTCTACTTCTCCTTTTGCTTTTCTAGCCTCATTAATTGCCGTTTTAATGAAATTTGTTACAGAAACCCCAGGGATTTCTATTGGATATTGAAAAGATAAAAACACGCCTTTATGTGCTCTTTCTTCAGGAGCTAATTCTCCTAACTCTTCTCCATCCAATAACATTTCACCTTCCGTTACTTCAAAAGCCTCATTTCCAGCAATCACAGAAGACAGTGTACTTTTACCAGCACCGTTAGGTCCCATAATTGCGTGAACTTCACCTGCTTTTACTTCTAAATTAATTCCTTTTAATATTTCTTTATTTTCAACACTTGCGTGTAGGTTTTTTATCTGTAACATAAACTGTTGTTATTTTAAATTTGTAATGAAAAGAATGCCTCCGTTAAAAGTGCATGGATTAACCCACACTTCCTTCTAATGAAATCTCTAATAATTTTTGTGCCTCTACAGCAAATTCCATCGGTAATTTGTTCAAAACTTCTTTAGAGAACCCATTAACAATCAAAGCAATCGCTTTTTCTGTTGAGATTCCTCTCTGATTACAATAGAAAATTTGATCTTCTCCAATTTTACTCGTTGTAGCCTCATGTTCAATTTGAGCCGTTGAATTTCTAGCCTCAATATACGGGAACGTATGTGCTCCACACTCATTCCCCATTAACAAGGAATCACATTGAGAAAAATTTCTTGCATTTTCTGCGCGTGGTCCAACTTGCACTAATCCACGGTAACTATTTTGAGATTTACCAGCAGAAATTCCTTTTGAGATAATCGTTGATCTCGTATTCTTGCCTAAGTGAATCATTTTTGTTCCTGTATCCGCTTGTTGATAATTATTCGTCACTGCAACAGAATAAAACTCTCCAACAGAATAATCTCCTTTCAAAATACACGACGGATATTTCCAAGTAACTGCAGATCCCGTTTCAACTTGAGTCCAAGAAATTTTAGCTTTGGTTTCGCAAATACCGCGTTTTGTAACAAAGTTAAAAACGCCCCCTTTTCCTTCACTGTTTCCAGGATACCAGTTTTGCACCGTTGAATACTTAATTTCAGCGTTGTCTAAAGCGATTAACTCCACCACAGCTGCGTGCAATTGATTCTCATCACGAGAAGGTGCTGTACATCCTTCTAAATACGAAACATAACTTCCTTCGTCTGCTACAACTAAGGTGCGTTCAAACTGTCCTGTTCCTGCTTGATTAATACGGAAATACGTCGATAACTCCATCGGACAACGCACTCCTTTTGGTATATAACAGAATGATCCATCAGAAAAAACAGCAGAATTCAATGCAGCATAGAAATTATCTGTTTGCGGCACTACAGTTCCTAAATATTTTTTTACTAACTCTGGATATTCTCTAATTGCTTCAGAAATAGAACAAAAAATAATTCCTTTCTCAGCTAAGGTTTCTTTAAATGTTGTTGCTACAGAAACAGAATCCATAACAATATCGATGGCAACACCCGATAAGCGTTTTTGCTCATCAATCGAAATACCCAATTTATTGAATGTTTCAAGCAATTCTGGATCTACTTCATCCAAACTCTTGTATTTATCTTTGCTTTTCGGCGCAGAATAATAAGAAATAGCTTGGAAATCAGGTTTTTCATACTGTACATTGGCCCATTCTGGTTCGACCATTTCTTTCCATATACGGAACGACTCCAGTCTCCATTCAGTCATCCACTCAGGCTCTTCTTTTTTAGCAGAAATCGCTCTGACAATGTCTTCGTTTAATCCAATAGGAAATGTTTCTGATTCTATATCTGTATAAAATCCATACTCATATTCCTTACCTTCTAATTCTTTTTTTAAATCTTCTTCTGTATACTTGCTCATATTTTGGTACTTAAAAGCAATTATTACCTGCTTCTACATTAGACTTTACTTTGTTAAAAGGGAAGAATAAATTCTTCCCTTTGTGTACTATAAAGAAAAACTTTCTCCACATCCGCAAGTTCTACTTGCGTTCGGGTTGTTAAAATAGAAACCTTTTCCGTTTAACCCTCCTGAATACTCAAGAGTTGTTCCTACTAAATACAAAAAGCTTTTTTTATCAACAGCAATTTTAACCCCGTTATCTTCAAAAACTTTGTCGTTTTCTGTAATGTCGTGGTCAAATTTTAATTGGTACGATAAGCCGGAACATCCTCCGCTTTCTACCCCTACGCGAACGTAATCTGTTGTAGAATCAAAACCTTCATCCTCCATCAAAAGAGCTACGCGTTTTCTTGCTATATCTGAAACTTTTATCATACGTTTTACTTAAAATAGATTAATTCTATACCGATGTACAAAGGTATTATAAAAAAATGGTTTCTAACACTAACTAACATATTTATAACGATTAGAAGTTTTAATACTAAAATCGATAAAATCTATTGTTCCAAACCATTTTTAATTACTTATTACGCAGTAGATTATCTAATTTACTACTGAATCAAAATCCGTTTAATATTCCAAATACATTCTTTTTCTATTTAAAAAGCTTTCGTTACAAAATTCGCATCATTTTTTTGACTGCACAAGACACAAATAAAAGAAAGGATTGAACAAATCTAAGAAAAGTCGTTTCTTCAATAATTCTTATGATTTGTCACCGCTTGAGTTAACCTAGAACGAGTTACGGAAATACAAAGATTTCTCGCTTGCTTTCACTTCAATCCAACAGACCTTGTCAAGGAACAAAAATGTCAATCCGTTTGAACAAGGCGAAGTTTTGCAAAAAAGTATTATCTCTTATATAAATTTATTACTTTGCAAGTATCATAGTAAAAACGAATACAACATGAGGTTATATAGTCTACAAAGTGGCAATTTTAAATTAGATGGCGGCGCTATGTTTGGTGTAGTTCCCAAATCCATTTGGAGTAAAACCAATCCCGCAGATTCAAACAATCAAATTGATTTAGGAGCGCGTTTATTGCTCATTGAAGAAGGCAATCGCTTACTTTTAATCGACACGGGAATGGGAACCAAACAATCGGAGAAATTTTTCGGTTATTATTCACTTTGGGGCGATCACACCCTTGAAAAATCATTAGCTACCTACGGTTTTCATCCTGATGATATTACCGATGTATTTTTGACGCACTTGCATTTTGACCATGTGGGTGGAGCGGTAAATTGGAATGCCAATCGCACAGGTTATGTCAATGCCTTTAAAAATGCGCGCTATTGGTCTAACGAAGAACATTGGCACTGGGCCACACAACCCAATGCAAGAGAAAAAGCGTCTTTCTTACCCGAAAATATACTCCCTATTCAAGAAAGTGGTGCCCTTCACTTCATCGAAAGACAAGATTCAGATCTACTCCTGCAAACGGAATTGGGATTTTCTATTTTCTTTGCAGATGGACATACCGATAAACAGATGATTCCTATTTTGGATTACAAGGGACGCAAACTAGCCTTTACTGCCGATTTATTGCCAACCGCAGGCCATATTCCCTTACCTTATGTCATGGGATATGACACTCGCCCTTTGTTAACACTAAGTGAAAAGGAAAAATTTTTAAAAATGGCTGCTGATGAAAATTGGCTTCTATTCTTAGAACATGATGCTCATAACGAAATAATTACAGTGCAACATACTGAAAAAGGAGTGCGACTAAATGAAATATATCAAGCCTCCGATATCTTAATTTAATGTTAAGCTATACGTTTTCAATCAATTAAATACTATTTTTATCGGTCTTAAACGAAATAAAAACAAATACAATGCGTTTGATTAAACCAATTTATCTTTCAGCAGCCCTAGCATTTGCTTTAGCTAGCTGTGGAGGCTCAAAAGCTATCATTCAAAAGCCAATTTCAGATGTAGATCAATTACCTACAAGAACAACTACATTACCAGAAGAACAATTGAAAAGATGGAGTCACCTAGACATCTTACGAGATACTGTACCTGGAATGTCCGTAGATCGTGCTTATGAAGAACTTTTAAAAGGTAAACCACTTCCTAAGAAAGTAGTTGTAGGAGTAATTGACTCGGGAATTGAAGTTGACCACGATGATTTGAAAGATCAAGTTTGGATCAATCCAAAGGAAATCGCTGGAAACAACATAGACGATGATAACAATGGTTATATCGACGATATCCACGGATGGAACTTCTTAGGTAAATCAGTACACGAAAATGTAGAAATGGTACGTGTAGTGAGAAGAGGAGATGATGGATCAGAACAATACAAAAGAGCGGTAAAAGAACTAGCCAAAGAAATTCAAGAAGCTAAAGAAATCCAAGTTAGAGCGGACATGTTGATGCGCGCGAACGAAAGATTAGCCACTTTCTTAGGTAAAAAAGACTATACAATCGAAGATTTGAATGCGATTGGATCAGAGGTATCGGAAGAAATAGCACATTCAACCAAAGTAATTTCAAATATCCTAAACAACGGTCGTGAGCTTTCTTGGTTAGAAACGTACAAAAACTACGGAGACAGCAAGTTGAAATACCACTTAAACGTAGATTACAACGGACGTGCACTTGTTGGTGATGATCATAGCAATATCAACGATCGCGTATATGGAGACAATGACGTAATTGGTCCAGATCGCGAAGAGGCAAAACACGGAACACACGTTTCTGGAATTATTGCACAAACTAGACACAATGATTTAGGTGGAGATGGTGTTGCTTCGGAAGTTGCAGAAATCATGGCTTTAAGAGCCGTTCCTGATGGAGACGAGTACGATAAAGATATCGCATTAGCGATTCGCTACGCTGCAGACAATGGTGCAAAAGTAATCAATGGTAGTTTCGGAAAATACTTTGAAGAAAACAGCCAATGGGTACGCGATGCCATTCAATATGCTGAATCAAGAGACGTTTTAATCGTTGTAGCAGCAGGAAATGATGCTATGGATTTAAACATCGAAGGTGGTGTAGAACGCTATCCAAATGACAACGTTAAAATGGGTCCAGAAGTAGCAAGCAACTTTTTAGTTGTTGGTGCTTTAAATCCAAAATTCGGAGAAAATATGGTGGCTACATTCTCTAACTACGGACACTATGACGTAGACGTTTTTGCTCCTGGAGTAAAAATTTACGCAACAACACCGAACAATACCTATGAATATTTACAAGGAACGTCAATGGCATCGCCAAACGTTGCTGGGGTTGCTGCTTTAGTAAGAGCTTACTACCCACAATTTACAGCGGCTGAAGTGAAAAAAATCATCATGGATTCAGGGGTGGCTGTAACTATTAACGTAATTGTTGGTGAGAAAAGAGAAGTGAGAAATTTCAACTCTATTTCGACTTCTGGAAAATTTGTCAATGCATACAATGCCTTACTTTTAGCTGAAAAATTAGCTAAGGCAAAAAAATAATCTTTTCCATTTTTTAAAGAAAATGATCCCATACTCCACAACTTAGCTATACTTTGTTGTGGAGTTTTAATTTAAACTGAGATATGAAAAAATTAGTTGTAGCTTTCTTTTTTTGTTTGCCTTTTGTTCATCAGGCTAACGCACAACAGAACCCCAATCCTGGGTATTGGCAACAACATGCAGATTACAGCATGGATGTCAAAATGGACGTTAAAAAATTCACGTATTCTGGTACTCAATCCGTAGCTTATACGAATAACTCTCCTGATACGTTACGCAAAGTTTTTTACCACTTATACTTCAATGCGTTTCAACCCAATAGCGATATGGATGCATTATTGACGAGCATTCCAGATCCAGATCCGCGCATGGTGGATACCAAAGAAATTCGAGGGAGAAAAGTAACAGAAAGCAGAATCAATAAGCTCAAAGACAATGAGATTGGTTTTGTGAAAGTAAAAAAACTAGCGCAAGATGGCTCACCTCTTGAAGGTAAAGTAGTCGGAACCGTATTAGAAGTGACGTTAAACTCACCTCTAGCCCCCCATCAAACTACGGTATTGGATTTGACCTTTGACGGCCAAGTACCGCAAATGATTCGTCGTGCCGGACGCAACAGCAAAGAAGGAGTAGCTTTATCCATGGCACAATGGTTTCCGAAATTAGCAGAATACGACTTTGAAGGCTGGCACACTGAACAATATTTAGGAAGAGAGTTTCACAGTGTTTGGAGCAATTACGAGGTAAAAATAACCCTGGATAAAGACTATATCGTCGGAGGTACAGGGATTTTACAAAACAACAATGAAATCGGACATGGATACCAAGATACCGGTGTAACTGTTCCAGCTTCAAAAGGAAAAACGTTAACTTGGCACTTTAAAGCTGAAAATGTATTGGATTTTACTTGGGCGGCAGATCCAAACTACATCCACGACATTTACGATGGTCCAAATGGCGTTAAATTGCACTTTTTATACAAAAACAATCCAGCGATTCTAGAAAATTGGAAAAAATTACAGCCGATTACAGCACAATTGATGGAATTCTTCAATACCAATGTAGGCGAATATCCGTATTCACAATACTCGGTAATTCAAGGCGGTGATGGTGGTATGGAGTATTCGATGTGCACCCTAATCACTGGAGAACGAAATTTCCCAAGTTTAGTAGGGGTAACAGCACATGAACTAGCCCATAGCTGGTTTCAACATGCCTTAGCTACGAATGAAACGAAACACGAATGGATGGATGAAGGTTTTACAACTTTTATTTCAGACTTAGCGATGTTGCAAATTCTTCCAAAAGAAAACTTAGAAGACGAAAATCCTTTTGCTTCGACTTATAAAAGTTACTACAATATGGTAGCACGTAACATTCAGGAACCCCTAACAACACACTCCGATCACTATTTGACCAATAGAGCGTATTCCATATCAGCCTATAGCCGTGGATCAATCTTCTTGACGC contains the following coding sequences:
- a CDS encoding S8 family peptidase, with product MRLIKPIYLSAALAFALASCGGSKAIIQKPISDVDQLPTRTTTLPEEQLKRWSHLDILRDTVPGMSVDRAYEELLKGKPLPKKVVVGVIDSGIEVDHDDLKDQVWINPKEIAGNNIDDDNNGYIDDIHGWNFLGKSVHENVEMVRVVRRGDDGSEQYKRAVKELAKEIQEAKEIQVRADMLMRANERLATFLGKKDYTIEDLNAIGSEVSEEIAHSTKVISNILNNGRELSWLETYKNYGDSKLKYHLNVDYNGRALVGDDHSNINDRVYGDNDVIGPDREEAKHGTHVSGIIAQTRHNDLGGDGVASEVAEIMALRAVPDGDEYDKDIALAIRYAADNGAKVINGSFGKYFEENSQWVRDAIQYAESRDVLIVVAAGNDAMDLNIEGGVERYPNDNVKMGPEVASNFLVVGALNPKFGENMVATFSNYGHYDVDVFAPGVKIYATTPNNTYEYLQGTSMASPNVAGVAALVRAYYPQFTAAEVKKIIMDSGVAVTINVIVGEKREVRNFNSISTSGKFVNAYNALLLAEKLAKAKK
- a CDS encoding M1 family metallopeptidase, with product MKKLVVAFFFCLPFVHQANAQQNPNPGYWQQHADYSMDVKMDVKKFTYSGTQSVAYTNNSPDTLRKVFYHLYFNAFQPNSDMDALLTSIPDPDPRMVDTKEIRGRKVTESRINKLKDNEIGFVKVKKLAQDGSPLEGKVVGTVLEVTLNSPLAPHQTTVLDLTFDGQVPQMIRRAGRNSKEGVALSMAQWFPKLAEYDFEGWHTEQYLGREFHSVWSNYEVKITLDKDYIVGGTGILQNNNEIGHGYQDTGVTVPASKGKTLTWHFKAENVLDFTWAADPNYIHDIYDGPNGVKLHFLYKNNPAILENWKKLQPITAQLMEFFNTNVGEYPYSQYSVIQGGDGGMEYSMCTLITGERNFPSLVGVTAHELAHSWFQHALATNETKHEWMDEGFTTFISDLAMLQILPKENLEDENPFASTYKSYYNMVARNIQEPLTTHSDHYLTNRAYSISAYSRGSIFLTQLAYIIGWDNMMKTIQEFYSQYKFTHPTPNDFKRTAERVTGANLDWYMTDWTMTNNTIDYAVLFVEEIQKNQSLVTLKRMGRAGMPLDILVTYQDGSMETFYVPYTSMQWNKPNQYVEYERTILEGWGWAQPEYKFIINKPKSAIKTILIDPSQFMADVNQENNVYHN
- the sufC gene encoding Fe-S cluster assembly ATPase SufC yields the protein MLQIKNLHASVENKEILKGINLEVKAGEVHAIMGPNGAGKSTLSSVIAGNEAFEVTEGEMLLDGEELGELAPEERAHKGVFLSFQYPIEIPGVSVTNFIKTAINEARKAKGEVEMPANEMLKKIKEKSELLEIDRKFLSRSLNEGFSGGEKKRNEIFQMAMLEPKLAILDETDSGLDIDALRIVANGVNKLKSEDNAVILITHYQRLLEYIVPDFVHVLYDGKIVKTGGKELALELEEKGYDWIKESL
- a CDS encoding MBL fold metallo-hydrolase, with translation MRLYSLQSGNFKLDGGAMFGVVPKSIWSKTNPADSNNQIDLGARLLLIEEGNRLLLIDTGMGTKQSEKFFGYYSLWGDHTLEKSLATYGFHPDDITDVFLTHLHFDHVGGAVNWNANRTGYVNAFKNARYWSNEEHWHWATQPNAREKASFLPENILPIQESGALHFIERQDSDLLLQTELGFSIFFADGHTDKQMIPILDYKGRKLAFTADLLPTAGHIPLPYVMGYDTRPLLTLSEKEKFLKMAADENWLLFLEHDAHNEIITVQHTEKGVRLNEIYQASDILI
- a CDS encoding HesB/IscA family protein; this translates as MIKVSDIARKRVALLMEDEGFDSTTDYVRVGVESGGCSGLSYQLKFDHDITENDKVFEDNGVKIAVDKKSFLYLVGTTLEYSGGLNGKGFYFNNPNASRTCGCGESFSL
- the sufD gene encoding Fe-S cluster assembly protein SufD, translated to MELKDKLITSFVAFEQQLSGEHDTLHNIRVEGLKTFENKGFPTKKEEAWKYTSLNSILKNDFCVIPKKEAAIEYKEVKQYFLSDSDTYKLVFINGVFSSHLSSTTHDGLDVCLMSSALKKPKYKMIIDTYYNTIADKEDSLTALNAAYAVEGAFINIPKSTVVSKPIEIIYLSTSGEQALLVQPRNLVIVGENAHVQILERHQSLDECSVFTNSVTEIFGHKRAIVDFYKLQNDLDTGTLIDNTFIKQKQESRVIVHTFSFGGKLTRNNLNFYQDGERIDSTMKGITLIGGKQHVDHYTLVSHDSPNCESHQNYKGLYDDNSVGVFNGKIYVDKIAQKTDGFQQSNNILLSDKAQVYTKPQLEIFADDVRCSHGCTIGQLDEEAMFYMRQRGIPQKEAKALLMYAFTDEVMESVKIPELKAKVAKLIALKLGVSMGFDI
- the sufB gene encoding Fe-S cluster assembly protein SufB, with the translated sequence MSKYTEEDLKKELEGKEYEYGFYTDIESETFPIGLNEDIVRAISAKKEEPEWMTEWRLESFRIWKEMVEPEWANVQYEKPDFQAISYYSAPKSKDKYKSLDEVDPELLETFNKLGISIDEQKRLSGVAIDIVMDSVSVATTFKETLAEKGIIFCSISEAIREYPELVKKYLGTVVPQTDNFYAALNSAVFSDGSFCYIPKGVRCPMELSTYFRINQAGTGQFERTLVVADEGSYVSYLEGCTAPSRDENQLHAAVVELIALDNAEIKYSTVQNWYPGNSEGKGGVFNFVTKRGICETKAKISWTQVETGSAVTWKYPSCILKGDYSVGEFYSVAVTNNYQQADTGTKMIHLGKNTRSTIISKGISAGKSQNSYRGLVQVGPRAENARNFSQCDSLLMGNECGAHTFPYIEARNSTAQIEHEATTSKIGEDQIFYCNQRGISTEKAIALIVNGFSKEVLNKLPMEFAVEAQKLLEISLEGSVG